AGAACATACGAGTTGTTCTATCATCTCCAAAATAATGTAAATGAATGGGTCCTTTCCCTATCCCTTTGGGAAAATctggttgaaatgacatcattacACTGGTTATAATTTGGTTATAATCATGGCATCCTTTCAACCAGTTTATCCTGCTGGGATGGACCTCAAGTCCTCACCAAACCCATTCAAGTAATGAGTGGAGATGAGATTTGAATTGTGTTGTCTTATTACCAGTATGCACTTTTTCTCCTTCTGTTTACCTTCTAGGTGCAGCGTACTGTCAGTTCATGGACATGCTGTTCCCAGGCTGTGTCCTGCTAAAGAAGGTTAAGTTCCAGGCCAAGTTGGAACATGAGTTCATACACAACTTCAAAGTTCTCCAGGCTGCCTTCAAGAGGATGGGAGTCGACAAAGTCAGACTATTATCTATTTGTCATCATCTATAAAACATTACAAATCAGagcgtattcacaccccttgactttttccaaattttgttgtgttacagcctgaatttaaaatggatgacattttgattttgtgtcactggcctacacacaataccccataatgtcaaagtggaattatgtttttagaatttttacaaatgaaatgtcttgagtgaataggtcttcaacccctttgttatggcaaacctaaataagttcaggagtacaaatttgcttaacaaatcacataataagttgcatggacttactctgtctgcaataatagtgtttaacatgatttccgagtgactacctcatctctgtactccacacattcAATTACCTGTAAAGTCTCTCAGTCaagctgtgaatttcaaacaaattaAACCATAAAGtcctgggaggttttccaatgcctcgcaaagacgGGCACATAtcagtagatgggtaaaaataaaaaatatccctttgagcatggtgaagatattaattacCCTTTGGAAGGTGTatctatacacccagtcactacaaagataaaggcgtccttcctaacttagttgccggagaggaagaaaactgctcaggcgtttcaccatgaggccaatggtgactttaaaacagagtttaaaggctgtgataggagaaaactcaggatggatcaataacattgcagTTACTTCACAATAAAATAAGGAAGCttttacagaatacaaatattccaaaacatgcatcctgtttgcaataaggtactaaagtgaaactgcaaaaaaaatgtggcaaagaaattaactttttattctgaatacaaagcgttatgtttggggcatatccaacacaacacatcactgagttccACTCTCGTAtttccaagcatggtggtggctgcatcatgttatgggtatgcttgtcatcggcaaggactagaaagggttttttaggataaaaagaaacagaatagaacttatcacaggcaaaatcctagaggaaaacttgtctcagtctgctttccaacagacactgggagacaaatgcacctttcagcaggacaataaccataaacacaaggccaaatttacactggaggtgcataccaagacgacattgaatgttcctgagtggcccaaAATCTAtaacaagacttgaaaatggctgtctagcaatgatcaacaaccaacttgacagagcttgaagagtttaaaaaagaacaatgtgcaaatactgtgcaatccaggtatgcaaagctcttaaagacttacccagaaagactcacacctgtaatcactgccaaaggtgattctaacatatattgactcaggggtgtgaatgtttGTCAtttagatatttctgtgtttgattttcaataaatgtgctaacatttctaaaaacatgtgtttcactttgtcattatggggtattgtgtgtagatgggtgaaaaatagGTCTATTTAGGGCTCTAGtcaatctgtaaagctgaagTGTTACAGATTCCACAATAGAACTgtgaaggtaatttccgatttagCTGACATATGCAGCAGTTACCGTGAATACAGTCTCCGCTaaagtgggaacattgcctttaaatttcagttacgctgtaaagctgaacatCCGCAATGCAGATTCAATAGAGCCCTTAATCCATTTTGaagtcaggctgtaacacaacaagatgtggaataagtcaagggggtatgaatactttatgaaggcacgtATCATCATAACAAAAATAATTAGTGTCTGGAACAGTGGTTTATCGTACCCATTTTCCCCTTGCTTCATTCCTTTGTGACTTCAGCCAGCCTCTAGATTTCCATCTCTCAAAAAGCTTTCAAATGTTTATTCTCATTCCTACAGATAATTCCTGTCGAGAAGCTCGTAAAAGGAAAGTTCCAGGACAACTTTGAGTTCGTGCAGTGGTTCAAGAAGTTCTTCGACGCCAACTACGACGGGAAGGAGTACGACCCTCTACAAGCCAGACAGGGGCAAGACATGGCTCCCGCCCCCAATCCAGGTGATCACTTTTCCCACAGACCAAAGAGAACTCATGGTCCTCCAGGTAACCCCAAAAGAATGGTTATATCTCTTCTGAATGGGATTGGCTCGCTGATTGAGCTTTGGATGGCTCAAAACACGCACAGCGCTCTGCAAGCAACTGGTCTGTTTGTGCATGTTCCACTGGATGATATCTCTGTGATGGTCATTTCACAGGCTAGCGTTTTAGAAACAGTCGAGGAAAGGTAGCGCTGGGAGTCAGTGTCGGTATTCTTGTGATCTTCACAGTACCCTTTTGAacacaaatacattattttacaatttataaataaaattgttCCAGTTATTCTATATTGAGTGAATTGATCATTGTGGCACCCTTTTGGGACCCTTTGTACTAACAGAGATGTTTTAAGCCTTGATCTTAGACATGCAATGTGTAAAAACAGCTTTTTTGTGCATTGTCTTTTGGTATTAAGGGTGAAAATAAATCAGCATCGGTTCCTAAAATCAGTAATATAGCTCATGTGTGTTACACCACCTGCACAACATTTTGCTATGCTTACAACATGGGTTCTCGTTGAAACACTGTAGTAGTAGTATCCATGGCTTTGATCGCATGGGGTGACAAACAACGAGCATTTGTTTACTATGTTTACTAGTATTTACTGCTATTTCTACTACTTTTAGTTGACAAATATTTGTTTAATagtattttgttgacatttactGTGAGTATGGCCGGGTTTCAATCCAAGGCGCATTACAGAGCAGTGCACTAGAGAGCCCTCAATGTGCCCTTTAAAGGCATTTTCCCCCGAAGTTTGCGTAGATCACGTTCACTGTAAATTACCTTTAATAAGAGTCTGTTATAGTGCGCTGCTCAATAACGCGccttggattgaatcccggcctaaaTGTTATAACAGTAAACCTGCACTGCGACACGAAGGACTCCATTCAATCACTACCacggaagttcagcgttacagcctggttaaaatttaaaggcaatgcttctgcgttagcggagactgcattcacggtaaactgCATATGCTCcagatgtcggctcaatcggaaatgacctttacgtTTCTATTgcgcaatctgtaacgcttcagctttacaaaatgaatagagccctaacactAACTGATCATTCCAGGCCCCCAGAGGATGTCGCCCACGGTGCCCAAGATAATGCCCGCGCCCCAGAGGGTGCTGAACACCACCGTACATGTGAGGAAGACCCCGGCTCTGGCGCGGAATGGGGGCAGCGACGCGGAACTCATGGAGCTAAATCAACAGGTAGAGTCCCAGGGAGGGTAAGGAGGCCTTACTCTACATTGGAGAAGTAAACTCTTGGGCCATACTAATGTACTAATGTGGTATTGACAGTATTCAATACGAATTAAGGTGTCCTGTATTAGTTTCAACTCAGTTATCAGGTTTTATTTATTGCAAGTAGAGTCATGCTTAGCCCTAAGACTTGGCTGTAGGCTACATCCATGCTCTGGTCTTTGTAATGTGAAGTGTGAGTGTAAATTCACACTAGAGTTTGTCTCATTTTTGACTCAGTTGTGACTTATCCAATAAAGAGGAGGATAAAAAGTTACATTTCATGCATATTAGGAAACAAAATGTAAGTTTAGTTCAAGTATAGTAAGCATGTAACTAACATAAGTTTGTAGTACTCAGTGAGTAcaacggtgcattcggaaagtattcagaccccttgacttttttcacattttgttacgtaacagccttattctaaaatgtattaaatgtttttttccccctcatcaatctacacacaataccgtgTAATGATAAAgaaaactgatttaaaaaaaaaactgaaatatcagatttacataagttttcagaccctttactcagtactttgttgaagcacctttggtagtgattacagcctcaagtcttcttggatatgagcctacaagcttggcacacctgtatttggggagtttctcccgttcttctctgcagatcctctcaagctctgtcaggttggatggggagcatcgctacacagttattttcaggtctctccagagatgttcgattgggttcac
This is a stretch of genomic DNA from Salvelinus sp. IW2-2015 unplaced genomic scaffold, ASM291031v2 Un_scaffold37, whole genome shotgun sequence. It encodes these proteins:
- the mapre3a gene encoding microtubule-associated protein RP/EB family member 3 isoform X2 translates to MAVNVHATSVSCDTLSRHDMLAWLNDSLHLTYTKIEQLCSGAAYCQFMDMLFPGCVLLKKVKFQAKLEHEFIHNFKVLQAAFKRMGVDKIIPVEKLVKGKFQDNFEFVQWFKKFFDANYDGKEYDPLQARQGQDMAPAPNPGPQRMSPTVPKIMPAPQRVLNTTVHVRKTPALARNGGSDAELMELNQQLMELKLTVDGLEKERDFYFSKLRDIELICQEHETDTNPHLSRIMDILYATEDGFAAPDDDEIDEQAHLDQDEY
- the mapre3a gene encoding microtubule-associated protein RP/EB family member 3 isoform X1 — translated: MAVNVHATSVSCDTLSRHDMLAWLNDSLHLTYTKIEQLCSGAAYCQFMDMLFPGCVLLKKVKFQAKLEHEFIHNFKVLQAAFKRMGVDKIIPVEKLVKGKFQDNFEFVQWFKKFFDANYDGKEYDPLQARQGQDMAPAPNPGDHFSHRPKRTHGPPGPQRMSPTVPKIMPAPQRVLNTTVHVRKTPALARNGGSDAELMELNQQLMELKLTVDGLEKERDFYFSKLRDIELICQEHETDTNPHLSRIMDILYATEDGFAAPDDDEIDEQAHLDQDEY